A single genomic interval of Geotrypetes seraphini chromosome 1, aGeoSer1.1, whole genome shotgun sequence harbors:
- the LOC117352652 gene encoding LOW QUALITY PROTEIN: G patch domain-containing protein 11-like (The sequence of the model RefSeq protein was modified relative to this genomic sequence to represent the inferred CDS: inserted 2 bases in 1 codon) translates to MAGEEEEEDDYMSDAFISTQQDVRPGLPLTRQVKEAYLKEEKHKEANKKSKQKSLKEIEKERRDTVLQSALGNENKGFSLLQKMGYKTGQALGKNRDGIIEPIPLTIKTGRCGIGHEELQKRKAEEKLESYRRKIQVRKEAEIKEADHFRLRFKNKQEERKIEGDLRKSQRACLHLDEEKGINVPWENXVAEHLEDENEEEEEEEEDAKDDEVEELTSLEKLEALTAYLRKEHFYCIWCGTAYQDNEDLLSNCPGDCSADHD, encoded by the exons ATGGCgggagaagaggaggaagaagatgATTACATGTCTGATGCCTTCATTAGCACGCAGCAGGATGTTCGACCTGGATTGCCACTGACAAGACAAGTTAAAGAGGCTTACCTTAAGGAAGAAAAACATAAAGAAGCcaacaaaaaaagcaaacagaagagtttgaaagaaatagagaaagagaggcgAGACACTGTGCTCCAGAGTGCTTTAGGAAATGAAAATAAAGGCTTTTCATTGCTCCAGAAGATGGGGTATAAAACAGGCCAAGCTCTTGGCAAGAACAGAGATGGGATCATTGAACCAATTCCACTTACCATTAAAACAGGCAGATGTGGGATTGGCCATGAAGAACTTCAAAAACGGAAAGCAGAAGAGAAGCTGGAGAGCTACAGGAGAAAGATTCAGGTCAGAAAGGAAGCTGAGATAAAGGAAGCAGATCACTTCAGACTGAGGTTCAAGAATAAGCAGGAAGAGCGTAAAATAGAGGGGGATCTCAGAAAAAGTCAAAGAGCCTGCCTTCATTTGGATGAGGAAAAGGGTATAAATGTTCCCTGGGAGAA TGTAGCTGAGCATCTAGaggatgaaaatgaggaggaggaggaggaagaggaagatgccAAAGACGATGAAGTTGAAGAACTAACC TCTTTGGAAAAGCTAGAAGCTCTGACTGCGTATTTAAGAAAAGAGCATTTTTATTGCATTTGGTGTGGAACAGCCTACCAGGACAATGAAGACTTATTATCCAACTGCCCTGGAGACTGTTCTGCGGATCATGACTGA